The Synechococcus sp. RS9909 genomic interval TTGTTGTAAGGAAGCGCCATCTTTTGGACTCCTATTCTCTGTATCTTGTTTATTTCTTTGTTATATATACCGTTATTTTTGTATTGGGCAATGACAACTTGGGCACCGCTATCCGTTTGCGGATCCCTTCTTATCTTGCAGTTTATATAGTTTCATTGCGGCTTTACGCTTTAGACACTTATTTTAATCAATTGCGTTTACAATCTCACTCATAGTTTGACTCCATGGCTTTAATTGCGGTAATCACTTCCTTCTCTCCCTCTCTGGTTAATTTTCGTCTTGAGTTTCTTTCGCTTCTTGTTTCGAGAGGTCATCAAGTTATTGCAATCGCACCTCAAATTGATTCTGATACTCGCTCCAAGCTTGAATTAATTTCAGTTGATTTGGCTCAATTTCCTTTATCAAGAGCTGGTTTTAATCCTTTTGACGATATTCGCTCACTTATATCATTGATCTCGCTTCTACAACGTTTCAAGCCTGATGTCTGCTTGTCATATTTTGTTAAACCTGTCATATATGGTTCAATTGCTGCAAAGTTTGTTGCCGTTCCCAAAATATTTGCGCTCATTGAAGGCCTAGGAGATGTTTATACTGATTCACCTTTTGCTCATCCGTGGGCTAAGCTTACTAGAGTTCTGGTGAATTTTCTCTATAAGTTTGCCCTTTTGGATCTCAACCGCGTCATTTTCTTGAACAAGGACGACTCAGAGCAGTTTATTGCTGGCGGCATTATTTCACGCCCACAATCTTTTGTCCTTGGCGCTATTGGTGTTGATCTAGATTATTTTAGTCCTCCAGATCTGCCTGTTTCTGCTCCTGTTTTTACGATGATTGCTCGTCTTGTTAGAGAGAAAGGAGTTGAAGACTTTTTAAATGCCGCAAGAATTGTTAAGGCTCAATATCCTGATGCTTTCTTTTATCTTTTGGGTGGGCTTGATGATCAGAAAAAATCTTTTACTAACTATGATTTATGTCGTTGGAAGAGTGAAGGTATAGTATCTTTTCCTGGCCATGTAAATGTTAAGCACTTTCTTTATCAAACAGGTGTTTTTGTTTTGCCTTCTTATTATCGTGAAGGTGTACCTCGCAGTATTCAGGAGGCTATGGCTGTCGGATTGCCGGTCATTACAACAGATGTCCCCGGTTGCCGAGATACCGTTGTTGACGGATTGAATGGATTTTTGGTACCAGCTCACAATCCCGTTTCCTTGGCCCAGGCGATGATCAAATTTATCATCTCTCCTGAGATGATTGTTAAAATGGGCAGAGAGAGTAGGCGAATTGCAAGTCTTCGCTATAATGTTCATGAGGTCAATCAGCGACTCTGCAGTTTAATTGATTTGTGATCTTGAAATGTATCTCTTGATAAAGACTCTATTCGATTTCTTTTTCGCGTTTCTTGTGCTCTTGTTCCTATCCCCGTTTTTGCTCATCATTTCTGTTTTATCGCGATTACTTCTTGGCTCCCCTGTCTTGTTCCGCCAGCAGCGCCCCGGCCTCGGCGAGCAGCCTTTTAATCTGCTTAAGTTCCGCACGATGACCAACCGGCGCGATACCTCGGGAGTCTTGCTTCCCGATCCCCAGCGTCTTACACCGTTTGGTCGTTGGTTGCGCGCCACCTCTATAGATGAGCTGCCCGAACTTATCAATATCCTGCGCGGCGAGATGAGTTTTAT includes:
- a CDS encoding glycosyltransferase family 4 protein, which gives rise to MALIAVITSFSPSLVNFRLEFLSLLVSRGHQVIAIAPQIDSDTRSKLELISVDLAQFPLSRAGFNPFDDIRSLISLISLLQRFKPDVCLSYFVKPVIYGSIAAKFVAVPKIFALIEGLGDVYTDSPFAHPWAKLTRVLVNFLYKFALLDLNRVIFLNKDDSEQFIAGGIISRPQSFVLGAIGVDLDYFSPPDLPVSAPVFTMIARLVREKGVEDFLNAARIVKAQYPDAFFYLLGGLDDQKKSFTNYDLCRWKSEGIVSFPGHVNVKHFLYQTGVFVLPSYYREGVPRSIQEAMAVGLPVITTDVPGCRDTVVDGLNGFLVPAHNPVSLAQAMIKFIISPEMIVKMGRESRRIASLRYNVHEVNQRLCSLIDL
- a CDS encoding sugar transferase is translated as MYLLIKTLFDFFFAFLVLLFLSPFLLIISVLSRLLLGSPVLFRQQRPGLGEQPFNLLKFRTMTNRRDTSGVLLPDPQRLTPFGRWLRATSIDELPELINILRGEMSFIGPRPLLMQYLPLYSPEQARRHVVKPGLSGWAQINGRNALSWEEKFRLDVWYVDHQSFWLDLRIFFITIWKVVRREGISAVGEATMAPFTGSAPASETR